From the genome of Homo sapiens chromosome 6 genomic scaffold, GRCh38.p14 alternate locus group ALT_REF_LOCI_4 HSCHR6_MHC_MANN_CTG1, one region includes:
- the OR2W1 gene encoding olfactory receptor 2W1, with protein sequence MDQSNYSSLHGFILLGFSNHPKMEMILSGVVAIFYLITLVGNTAIILASLLDSQLHTPMYFFLRNLSFLDLCFTTSIIPQMLVNLWGPDKTISYVGCIIQLYVYMWLGSVECLLLAVMSYDRFTAICKPLHYFVVMNPHLCLKMIIMIWSISLANSVVLCTLTLNLPTCGNNILDHFLCELPALVKIACVDTTTVEMSVFALGIIIVLTPLILILISYGYIAKAVLRTKSKASQRKAMNTCGSHLTVVSMFYGTIIYMYLQPGNRASKDQGKFLTLFYTVITPSLNPLIYTLRNKDMKDALKKLMRFHHKSTKIKRNCKS encoded by the coding sequence ATGGACCAAAGCAATTATAGTTCTTTACATGGTTTTATTCTGCTTGGCTTCTCTAACCATCCAAAAATGGAGATGATCCTGTCAGGAGTTGTCGCCATCTTCTACTTAATTACATTGGTGGGTAACACAGCCATCATTCTTGCATCTCTCCTGGATTCCCAGCTTCATACACCAATGTACTTTTTCCTCAGAAATTTATCTTTCCTAGATCTATGTTTCACAACCAGCATCATCCCTCAGATGCTGGTCAACTTGTGGGGACCTGATAAGACCATCAGCTATGTGGGTTGTATCATCCAACTCTATGTTTACATGTGGTTGGGCTCAGTTGAGTGCCTTCTCCTGGCTGTTATGTCCTATGATCGTTTTACAGCTATATGTAAGCCCTTGCATTATTTTGTAGTCATGAACCCACATCTATGTCTAAAGATGATTATCATGATCTGGAGTATTAGTTTGGCCAATTCTGTAGTATTATGTACACTCACTCTGAATTTGCCCACATGTGGAAACAACATTCTGGATCATTTCTTGTGTGAGTTGCCAGCTCTGGTCAAGATAGCTTGTGTAGACACCACAACAGTTGAAATGTCTGTTTTCGCTTTAGGCATTATAATTGTCCTCACACCTCTCATCCTTATTCTTATATCCTATGGCTACATTGCCAAAGCTGTGCTGAGAACGAAGTCAAAAGCAAGCCAGCGAAAAGCAATGAATACCTGTGGATCTCATCTTACTGTAGTGTCTATGTTCTATGGAACTATTATCTACATGTACCTGCAACCAGGTAACAGGGCTTCCAAAGACCAGGGCAAGTTCCTCACCCTCTTTTACACCGTCATCACTCCAAGTCTCAACCCGCTCATTTACACCTTAAGAAATAAGGACATGAAGGATGCCCTGAAGAAACTGATGAGATTTCACCacaaatctacaaaaataaagaggaattGCAAGTCATAG